In Paracoccaceae bacterium Fryx2, a single genomic region encodes these proteins:
- the kdsA gene encoding 3-deoxy-8-phosphooctulonate synthase, with protein MTQRIVTVGDIPVGGLNPFMLITGPCQLESLDHARMMAGRIAEACAPTGTRFVFKASYDKANRSSIGTERGLGIEKGLEILGRIREEFGCPVLTDVHEANQCATAATVCDVLQIPAFLCRQTDLLLAAGETGRVINVKKGQFLAPWDMGNVAAKIASTGNQNILLCERGTSFGYNTLVTDFRGLPTMAATGYPVVFDATHSVQQPGGLGGSSGGQREFAPVLARAACAVGISALFIETHQDPDHAPSDGPNMIPIDQMAGLIATLRAFDGLAKATGVMGA; from the coding sequence ATGACACAAAGGATCGTCACGGTCGGCGACATTCCCGTGGGGGGGCTGAACCCCTTCATGCTGATCACCGGCCCCTGCCAGCTGGAAAGCCTGGATCACGCCCGGATGATGGCCGGCCGCATCGCTGAAGCCTGTGCCCCGACCGGCACGCGCTTCGTGTTCAAGGCAAGCTATGACAAGGCCAACCGTTCCTCGATTGGCACCGAGCGGGGGCTGGGCATCGAGAAGGGGCTGGAGATTCTGGGCCGCATCCGCGAGGAATTCGGCTGCCCGGTGCTGACCGACGTGCACGAGGCCAACCAGTGCGCCACCGCCGCCACGGTCTGCGACGTGCTGCAGATACCGGCGTTCCTGTGCCGCCAGACCGACCTTCTGCTGGCGGCGGGCGAAACCGGGCGGGTGATCAACGTCAAGAAGGGCCAGTTCCTGGCACCGTGGGACATGGGCAACGTGGCCGCCAAGATCGCCAGCACCGGCAACCAGAACATCCTGCTGTGCGAACGCGGCACCTCGTTCGGCTACAACACGCTGGTCACCGATTTCCGCGGGCTGCCGACCATGGCCGCCACCGGCTACCCCGTGGTGTTCGACGCCACCCACTCGGTGCAGCAGCCCGGCGGGCTGGGCGGATCGTCGGGCGGGCAGCGCGAGTTCGCGCCGGTGCTGGCGCGGGCGGCCTGTGCGGTCGGCATCTCGGCCCTGTTCATCGAGACGCATCAGGACCCGGATCACGCCCCATCGGACGGGCCGAACATGATTCCCATCGACCAGATGGCCGGGCTGATCGCCACGCTGCGCGCCTTTGACGGGCTGGCGAAGGCCACCGGTGTCATGGGGGCGTGA
- a CDS encoding OmpA family protein — MALVSLLRNLTLRVLVLGILGLALPMAATAQSNPFEGGWTLQPEASSLRFQSVKNLTKIESSGFVTFTGAIEPSGAARITVLLDSVDTKIDLRNVRMRFLLFETFQFPEAMIETTIDPAWVTDLETVRRKTVLLPYTLSLHGVTKAFEAEVTLTLIDANLVAVSTAAPIPVATSDFALDDGVRKLEEAATVAIVPSATVSFDFIFARNGTAAATPAPVLEQPAAVALEAAGDFDPEACKGRFEVLSRSGNIYFRAGSARLDPQSAPLLDSLADIIARCPGMTIEVSGHTDADGSEATNQRLSQQRAESVAAYLASKGIEPGHMVSVGYGEARPVAGNDTAENKARNRRIEFAVVNG, encoded by the coding sequence ATGGCGCTTGTGTCGTTGCTGCGGAATCTGACCTTGCGGGTGCTGGTGCTCGGCATTCTGGGTCTTGCCCTGCCGATGGCCGCCACCGCCCAGTCTAACCCGTTCGAGGGCGGCTGGACGCTGCAACCCGAGGCGTCGTCGCTGCGTTTCCAGTCGGTCAAGAACTTGACCAAGATCGAATCCAGCGGCTTCGTCACCTTCACCGGCGCCATCGAGCCTTCGGGGGCGGCCAGGATCACCGTGCTGCTCGACTCGGTCGATACCAAGATCGACCTGCGCAACGTGCGGATGCGGTTCCTGCTGTTCGAGACCTTCCAGTTCCCCGAAGCGATGATCGAAACCACCATCGACCCGGCCTGGGTGACAGATCTGGAAACCGTGCGGCGCAAGACCGTGCTGTTGCCCTACACGCTGAGCCTGCATGGCGTGACCAAGGCGTTCGAGGCCGAAGTGACCCTGACGCTGATCGACGCCAATCTGGTGGCGGTATCCACAGCCGCGCCGATTCCGGTGGCGACATCGGATTTCGCGCTCGACGATGGCGTGCGCAAGCTGGAGGAGGCGGCGACGGTGGCCATCGTGCCGTCGGCCACCGTCAGCTTCGATTTCATCTTCGCACGCAACGGCACGGCGGCGGCGACCCCTGCTCCTGTCCTCGAACAGCCCGCCGCCGTGGCGCTGGAAGCGGCGGGCGATTTCGACCCCGAAGCCTGCAAGGGCCGGTTCGAAGTCCTGTCACGCTCGGGCAACATCTACTTCCGCGCAGGCTCTGCCCGGCTCGACCCCCAAAGCGCGCCGCTTCTGGACAGTCTGGCCGACATCATCGCGCGCTGTCCCGGCATGACCATCGAAGTGTCGGGCCACACCGATGCCGACGGCAGCGAGGCCACCAACCAGCGCCTGTCGCAGCAGCGCGCGGAATCGGTTGCGGCCTATCTGGCGTCGAAAGGCATCGAGCCAGGACACATGGTCTCGGTCGGGTATGGCGAGGCACGCCCGGTTGCGGGCAATGACACGGCGGAAAACAAGGCGCGCAACCGCCGGATCGAATTTGCGGTGGTCAATGGATGA
- a CDS encoding caspase family protein has product MTMRAALLVLLAWAAPALAEPRFALVIGNGAYQAVAPLDNAVADAQLMAGTLERKGFTVTLLIDTGQADLKRGIGQFGRQLREAGADATGLFYYAGHGVQSFGANYLLPVDASLTDAADLGLVGVPADAILRQMYSARNKTNIVILDACRNNPFAAIPDLGDNGLAEMKAPTGTYLAYSTAPGAVALDGADGNSPFTRALAAEIDSPGAPIEQVFKQTRVAVLAATNGLQTPWDTSSLTASFSFTPAVVLSPEELAARQLWDSVRESRDPVQIMLFLRG; this is encoded by the coding sequence ATGACGATGCGTGCGGCATTGCTTGTCCTGCTGGCCTGGGCCGCCCCTGCACTGGCAGAGCCGCGCTTCGCACTGGTGATCGGCAATGGCGCCTATCAGGCGGTGGCACCGCTCGACAATGCCGTGGCCGATGCGCAACTGATGGCCGGCACGCTGGAACGCAAGGGATTCACCGTCACCCTGCTGATCGACACCGGACAGGCAGACCTGAAACGCGGCATCGGTCAGTTCGGCCGCCAGCTGCGCGAGGCGGGGGCGGATGCGACCGGACTGTTCTACTATGCCGGGCATGGCGTGCAGTCGTTCGGGGCGAACTACCTGCTGCCGGTCGATGCCAGCCTGACCGATGCCGCCGACCTGGGGCTGGTGGGCGTGCCCGCCGATGCGATCCTGCGGCAGATGTATTCGGCCCGCAACAAGACCAACATCGTGATCCTGGATGCCTGCCGCAACAACCCCTTCGCCGCGATCCCCGATCTGGGCGACAACGGGCTGGCGGAAATGAAGGCGCCGACCGGCACATACCTCGCCTATTCCACCGCGCCCGGCGCCGTGGCGCTGGACGGGGCCGACGGCAACAGCCCCTTCACCCGGGCACTGGCCGCCGAGATCGACAGCCCCGGCGCCCCGATCGAACAGGTGTTCAAGCAGACCCGCGTCGCCGTGCTGGCCGCCACCAACGGGTTGCAGACGCCGTGGGACACCTCGTCGCTGACAGCGTCGTTCAGCTTTACCCCCGCGGTCGTGCTGTCGCCCGAAGAACTGGCCGCGCGGCAGCTCTGGGATTCCGTGCGCGAAAGCCGCGACCCGGTGCAGATCATGCTGTTCCTGCGCGGCTAG